The genomic interval CGGACAAAAAGAAAAGGTAACAAAAAAACTCATTATGAGATACAACCTCAAATCCAGAAAAGTACAACAAAGTTTTTCATAGTTTTCACTGAGcaatttaagattattttgtaaatataaacaCTTAAAGGCTGCAAGCTGGGACAGAGGCAAAATAAAAGGAAAAAGCATATAGATTATTCAAGTTAAACTCCACAGTAAGTAGGTCAATAATATCGGGATTGAGTGTAAAAGGAGCATCTCATGGTGATAATACACCGGGCAattttttgagcaatgttgctggTCAATATTGCTGTTAAAGGGCAACCAGATAAAACACAGGGCCCACAACCGATCTGAAGTATCCAGAGAGAAATGTGTTGCCAATTCTCAATGGGAAAGTGCGGAAGCTCCAGCagcattgctcaaaaagttccCGTGTACCATAATCTTTAGTCTTTGCAAGCAAAGATGGGTCATGGCTCATAAGAGAATTGTCAAACAATTCAAAAATCACATTTCTAAATGCAAAGAACTTTACCACTCTACCATacataatattgtgaaaatatTCAGGAAATCCAGAGAATTCTCAGTATATGTAGAGCAAGGCAGGAAACTTCTGTTGAATGTGTGTGACCTTTGAGCCCTCAGCCGGCATTGCATTAGAAACCGCCGTGCTACGGCAACATCATAGGCTCAGGGGAACTTCAGAAAACCGTTGTCCATTGAATCTCTGTTACACAAGGAGAAATCTATACATCAGTTCTATGCAGAGATGCTGGCGAGTTCTCTGGGGCCGATCTAATCTCAGACGATCCCAAACTCAGTTGAAATATCCATCAACAGAGTGGTTTTTGGAAACTCTAcaccagggctattcaaatcttaccctagAGGGCCAATGCGCTGCAGAGCTTAGCTCCAactctgatcaaacacacccacctgtgattttctaatgatcattagacattgattagcatattcaggtgtgcttgattggagctaaactctgcagcgcattggccctccaggcagggtaagatttgaatagccctggtcTATACCATAGAAGCGATGTGCTTGGTCTGTCTGTAGTCCAGATCTGTCCCATCATTAAAAAGGAGAATGTTGAGCAGCTGTCTTGTATCAGTGGTTTTTATCCAAAACTCCATTTGCAAAACTTCAACAATTAGTATCCTAAATTATCAAACattgagagtgagagagagtgacgTGACGTGTAGCCAATATGGTCCTATATATTTAGAATTTGTGCTCTGCATTTCAGCCATCCAAGTGCAGACAAACAGCAGTGagtattgaacacacacacataacacacactAGTCTAGGGCACCTCACTTGTGAGTAATGAGAGTAAAAATCCAACTCTCCAACCATTAGGCCACAATgtttaaaacatgttattaaaagGAAAAGTGATGTGGCACTGGTAAAATTGTCCTCTGTCCCAACTTTTATGGAGAGTGTTAGTGTGTTAGTGTGTCAGTAAgaactatatatataatttatataaaccAAGTCCCAcagggtgatgaattgagaaatcaactttcccttgagcctttgatatataaaacgtcatggtaatataagaatatcctgcaagtttcagagctgaacacttccttgttagtagaagaaaagcttttatagataccaggcccagaaaacgagcaTCTCAAATTAATGACGTAATAGAAGAGGGAAAACGCCGCCTCTACAGATAAAAGTTTATGCCAGCTTCTgtagcccgcccaccgactcgtggagcTTAACGACCAATAAACACGCCGAAGATAGCAAtataatcatttgtaaacaagacacaggtcaacactggatttgcagacataatgagattaaaacacaatgctgtgccttctagattggatccgacaggattggtgcaacacacttatgtgagtaaagcgtgtttttatatgtgatataaaaatataaatagcgTGTTCATActctgtcacaggctggagaatcctttatttgttgcaTCATTGCGATTCAGGATCAGACTTcaagggctcgcaaagcccaacgtcccagggctatgtgttttccagaagGGATACCAAAACGCAAACTATCAATGTTTGCTAGCATTCATTGCTTGATCtgtgttgttcactctcttgacctAATGATTGAAGAGCGcgcgtgcacgtgtgtgtgtggttcacgcttatatccactgATCGGATATAAATCAACCGTGgctggatgagagataaatcattgtgtttgtttaataaataagttttgagagccctgtgagagaatcattccggttgcagcattcaaaacaatccctcatgtgaactgaaaggggaattgaagctcattaaatatgcaattcTTCTCCAATCCTAACTGTGGACATTTACTTCAAAGTCTTCAGTGCAGGCTGTCCATCAAAACCGagcattcaggagagagcctcaaagcCAGTCTTATAAaaagcctattacttattatttatgatgtttttgaatgttaaaaccatgcatatacattaaaaaaagtcagttcatgacacctttaagacaTTAGTCATTTCACTCAGTGGCAATCTTTAAAATGCCTCTCAGGCATgcaaggccctgtcccaaatggcaccctaaaccctcacggtcttcctctgagtccgcactttcacaacATAATGCCACTTTGACTGCCAGGAAGAAGTCCGCTGCGTAACCCTCACCAGTGTGTGCTCGACTGAAGTGTGCATCGAGGGCGCATAACAACCACAAAGCTCACAAGCACCCTTCTGAgatctaaaatgacaaatgggacaccctggGGTGTCAGTCAGCGCACTCagcggccattgtaagtccacgagaccgaaagtgcacatgaagtgtgccatttgggacagggcctaagtGCAGCTCCTATCTCTCTGAATGGGAAAACATCCAATTCTCTAAAACTGTTCACCAAGCTATAAGATTAAATGTCATATTTCAAGTcaccaatgaaatctgacaacaaCTGTCTAATAAATTTTGTTTCTAAACGCTTGAATGTGCATTatgatgtacagtatatatctatatttaaaaaaacaaaaatgatttaGCCTAGACAAAGCTAATACACATCTGCAGGATGACTTTACTAATCAATAATTAGCTCTTTCATTTAGAAGGCAGTGCTTTTTCGCCATATTGGCATTGCAATTTCTCCCATTCATAAGTAATCGGAGTGTGCCATCTTCCTAAAGTCTTTGGTAAAAGCCTACTAAatgtgctccaaaacaatgacaaaattagcatttagaagatataaacattcaaatcttacagtctctcacttctgccaatatggatcaatgattttgatgacatcactctgcacttcagcttcttgtcagattttctgtccaatcaaatgctctctataGAATCTAAAGAATCCCACCCCTTACATTATAACTACAATGAAGCTGCATCACTTTCAGTTGGTCACAGTCTGCTCTGGCCCAGAGACATgatagcacagagcggatctTATGCAAGAGTCGGTGCATGCCCAAAAACATGTgcagacccatttgaattctgcacagaatgctgtattttaaagcGATATTGAGGAGATTAGGAGGAGAGAAGGttagagattaggaggaaactgcTGCTTTACAGTTCTGGCCGAGCTGAGTTGTAAACAAAACACTATGGCCTATTTTTAAAAGGGGGAGGAGCTGTCCAAGATATATCCCaccctgtcttcctgtttcagtggaaattacgtGAGCACACTGAATAATGTTGcacaaggcacctcagtggacctttaaaacaAAAGTTAAAGAGAACTTcctttttttattgcattttacaaAATGTCCAAAACTTTCTGGATTTGGGGTTGTAGATTAAAAGGATACTTTATTATCCAGTTGTTGTTAAGTTGTGATGTCTCTTTCCAGCGGGTCCACCTGTGGCTCCTCCCCATCAGGTGTGTTGGTTAAACCGGTCACTACAAAATGTTACTTTTATCCAAATATatgtaaatgtttttgtgacgacagctttttttttttcatagcaGGCCCGTGTTGATGTTCACGTGTATGACTGTGTAACTGCTGAACCACAGTATGCACAGGTGAATAAAAAACGCAAGCAGAATGAGGACGGTTTACACTATGCAGAAGTTCAAGTCCTACAGTCTGAAAATGAGATCAGCAGGGGGAACCTGAGACAGACTTCAAACTACCATAACACAGAGTATGCAACGATAGACTTCACAACTAGACCTACTGTAAATATACAGACCTCAGCTGAACCTGCAGATTTATTCATCCCACCTGGAGAACTACAGAGACCAAATATGAGGTTTTCCCAGAAGAAAAATGTGCCCTCAAAGAAAACAATTATGAcgtgaaaaaaatatatatattttatttttgtgcattttatcCTGCTGTATTACTAGTGTGCCATAGAGCAAGGCATTTAAGTGTGCAATGTATATGTCATGATGGATAAAAACCTGTAATTTCAAAAACAAGGTTGTTTGCTTAAAATGTATTGTCATTTCTTCAAatcaaaatatatttctaacattcattatacatttaaagctAATTACTTTCTCAATTGACAGTTTTAATTCTATTATTAACACACTGTAAATTATAACTTGTTcagtttacttaaaaaaaagtttggaaaccGATTGACTTATTTTTGCAAAGAAAACTTAAAAGTGCAccatgtagtatttttgcagtaaaatatcccaaaaccacctggccagtgttatatattttgttcagttgagtaccaatatcccaaatgtttccaactatttgtaaattgtgagaaaaattgctattttaactaaggaccgggacgtgtcagcatagcatctgaggaagtcgcctgtcaattgagTCATATCTGCGCTATCCACAGTTTTGGGTTtaatttggcaggagcgctttactcttaggagtgtgaacaagtgaacgcacagagtaacgtcataacatcattttcaacacacttaaatgtatctaatatgataaacagagctgcattacctcataatcataaccggaagagcagaTCAGCGCAGGCGCCcggcgaggcgggtatttgtgtaacaatctccccagcggccgtgctcagctccacaacactcggtcctgctctgctttacactacagtaacgtttataaccgcatgcatgaacgtgatttcccgagtcctattttccaccggctgtgaggtgaagaccacatgtcccaagatgttGCACTCAAActttgcatcatcaaactacgtatttgttttgaataggcgccctctagtggacggaaagttgcctagtgcagtggttcccaaacctgtcctggaggacccccagcactgcacattttgcatgtttccctcatcagacacacctgatccaactcatcagctcattagtagagatggcaagacctgaagtgggtgtgtctgattagggagacatacaaaatgtgcagtgctgggggtcctccaggacaggtttgggaaccactggcctagtgcacctttaaaggaatAACTgttaatttaaaagtaaatttaatAATCAGCTAAAAGTAAAGAAAGCTTACCCAAGTAAATAAGTAAAACAAGTTAGTTTAATGCCAATTCTTGTTCACATACTCTAGAATGTTTACTAATAttacttaaagctgcagtatgtaacttttccgtccgctagagggcgcctattcaaaacaaaggcgtagtttgatgacgccaattttgagctcagaatcttgggacatgtggtcttcaccttacAGACGGTGGAAaagactcgggcagaaatcatgttcatggatgtgactATTAACTTATTATAGTAAGAGGAAAGAGCGGGGGagagtgttgagggagctgagcaaggccgcttgAGCGATTGTTGCTGAACAAACGGCTCGCGATCAGGggggcttttattatgatgggacacagTCACTTGCGCTATTTCCACTTTCCCGGTCATGgttatgaggtaacgcagctctgtttatcatatcagatacatttaagtgtgtttaaaatatgAAGTTACTCTGTACAttcactcagcggctgctgtgacacttgtttcacactgctaagagtaaagagtttctgcaaaataaaacctcggaaaccgagggtaacgcagatatgacgcaatcgATTAACTgcaattaaccaactgatgtcacatatggactactttgatgatgtttttattccctttctggacatggacagtaaagtgtgcatagactgcttatgctctgggactaaaagttaaattatcttaaactgtgttctgaagatgaacgggcgtcttacgggtgaggagcgacattagggtgactcattaaagggttagttcacccaaaaatgaaaattatttcgttaattactcaccctcatgtcgttggacacatgtaagacctttgttcatcttcggaacacaaatgaagatatttttgttgaaagctgatggctaagaaaggcttcagaaaggcctctattggcattcagtacattcacactcacaagacccataaagacaaacacatcgatacaaagtccatctcactacagtggctgtacaattattagtattattttattatttattattacaaaaatattattattttcagcATAGTCATTTTCAGCTATGGTGACTTAAAAAACGATGTGCAATCGGTTTCCACATTTTCTTCAAGTAAAGTACACTGTaaatttttttgttggtttaacttagttacttacttaaagtaagtaacctggttgccttaaaattataaaaatttgagttgatacaataaagggaaattggtttaataaatagagaCGTAAAATATTATTctatctaaaccacataaaaatgtgataaatcttgaaaatatcacaatttgttatgtttcactgcatcctcacaaataaaacacacaattacccaatatgcttacaaaatcttttaataatatttaaataaaggttgtcgattttccaaaatgtacattgtactaaaataaaaattttaattgctatgaactcaaaattttaaggcaacttaTTTttaggtaacttattttttaaataattgtttacagtgtagcatTGAAGGCATGCACTTAACACTCAATTAAGTAAGCGTAACTGCATTAAGTTGTTCTTACTTAAATAAAGTCTTGTCAACTTAATTATATCTGTGATCTAAGGAAGTGtattcccagaatgcattgcggCATTAATACATTAATTGCTCTGTTTTACTATTTTTggcattattttactttttttatttgctgtaTTTTGGCATTATAACCACAATaataaaagcaaataaaattgtaatgttcttataaaaataaaatatatttttgcttcgcatgctgaatgttgaagtctgtgCATGACTCAAGCATGATCAATTGTAAGACAATGCACAAATATAGAGGGATTATATCAACCCAACTGTAAGTTTATGTCATAAGTATTggcaataaaaatgtaaaacatcaTTATTTATGTTACATGTCATTTCCTTTGATATCAAAGAACTGTGATTTCATGTTGCATAGCTGCATAGGAAGAGGATtacaataatataaatgaaGGTCCAGGTGCCCAAACCAAAGGGAACACTCATTTTAGGAAATCAACATCATGAATTTATGAAGTCAACTTATGTGATGTTCTCCCAAATGTTTTAGTATATTCTCAATAACATTCAAGATGactaaaaaaagaagaagaacaaAATACTGTTATAAAGAAACAGAAATTTGACTTCTCATCTGTTAAAACATTTGagcttttatttaattaatttcccCACTTGTTCTGGGACTTCCCCATTACTGGTTGTCTCTTTCCTGGGGATTTCTTTCGGCACACCTAAAAAAAAATTCGGATGTCTCCAGCTGATCTGATCTTTCACCTAAAATCGACCTGGCAGAGCTGGACTATTTCAGTCCACACTCCGATTAATCACCCACACAGTTTCAATTTCTCTTCTAGAAGCTTCTGAACTGCGCTGCATTTACTCATGTGATCTCAATTTCTCTTCCAGAAACTTCTTAACTGCGCTGCATTTACTCTTGTGATCTCAATTTCTCTTCCAGAAGCTTCTTAACTAGGCTTTTACCGCAGAGCCAGCCCAAACACTATGGTTTGTCCACTGGATTTGAAagtgttggagcacatctgatctgttcagaaACCTGGTCCCAAGTCTAGATGGCGTAATAGCTTAAAGCAGACTCTCTTTGCTTTTGGGATTTGATCAGCATATCTGCAAGCATAAACAACAAGTTTCTCCAAGTCTCCATTGTATGCACTCTTCAGAATCTCGTCGGAACCAGTAGGTCATTTTGCCTACTCTTTACTGTAAACTCAGACATGCTTCTTTTgtcacactgtttttttatcTTGGGATATATAGTATGCGATTTTGGATGCAGCCTTACTGCGAGTGATGTCACATTGGCCATTCCAAGATGATGGGTGTGCCGACATATCTGGAGCAGTTGAATGTAGCATCTGTGGTTTCAGTATGTTGCCATCTTGGAAATGACATGACCCCATGCATCGAAGTTGGTGTTTATCAGTCTGGTCCAACTTTACAAGTTGATGTCCAACCTACAGCACAGCTATTATCAAGTATGgggttttatacattttgatTTCCAAGTTGTCTAAAACACAGCATTACAGTGTCTACCAGGCAAATTAAATCATGCTTATGAATGACATTGAAATTTCTTTGTACACATTATATCTCTGAAGGAGATAAATTCCAAAAATTGAACATTGCCAGGCCTTCAATAAGGCTATAATGTCTATTTATTACTGTGTCTCAGAATACCATGTCACTCACTCAAATGGCATATGTGACCCTGAACCACAATCCAGTCATAAGTCGCTGTAACAAAGTTCgataatggaaggaaggaagaggacacgggggtcggctggacggttgatgcttgtcTTTTATTCTTTGTATAACTCAAAACACAGTGTTCACACTCCAGTGTGTATCTTTCTCATAAGCTCAattcacttccgggtcggcacttccggcttccggcatTCAGTCTCTGGGGGTTTAGCAacaaccgtccgatctctctctctcctcgatctccggttccaccgatgttttataccctctccgcgctcattactggaacgagagacaggtgttattaatctgcttccaacccactcacttaccgcttgtcccgcggctctctctcccgctgcagacctcgctgaaccacgccccccttgccacatacccccaccgcccgactcaggccggggagccgtccggcctgcagcccccccccccccccctttctggagaggaagtcggccacagccatctgagcacccggcctgtggaccacctggaacttaaaaggctgaagagctagataccaacgggtgatccgcgcgttggtatccttcatgcggtggagccattggagaggagcgtggtccgaacagagggtgaactcccgccccagaaggtagtagcggagggtgagaacggcccacctgatggcaaggcactccttttcgatggtgctgtacttagcctctctcttcgagagcttacggctaatgtacagtaccggccgctctcccccctccacctcctgggccaggactgcgcccagccccctgtccgacgcgtcagtctgcaacagaaaagggagagaaaagtcaggggagtgtaaaagcggcccgccacatagagcagccttaactcgggtgaaggcctgctggcacggctccgtccattggaccgtatctggtagcccctttctagtaaggtcagtcagagggctggtgaggtccgaataatttggtataaaccgtctataatatcccgccagccccaagaactgccttacctcctttttggtcttgggtctcggacaggttgcaattgcggcggtcttatcaatttggggacgcacctgcccatgacccaagtggaagcccagataccttacctccacccgcccaattgcacacttcttcggattggccgtgagccccgctcccctcagcgacctcaagaccgccctgacatgctgcatatgccgctgccaatcgtgactgtaaatcacgatatcgtccaggtaggcagcagcatatgcggcatggggacgcaaaatcctgtccatgaggcgctgaaaggtagcgggtgccccgaacaagccgaagggaagcgtgacgaattggtgcaatccaaacggcgtggtgaaagctgtcttttctttggacaatggagacaaggggatctgccaatagcccttcgttaagtccaatgtcgaataaaatcgagccgtgcccagccgatcaagcaactcgtcaacccgcggcattggatacgcgtcgaatttcgacactgcgttcaccttgcggtagtccacacagaacctgaccgagccgtcggtcttagggaccaaaacgatcgggctcgcccagtcactgttggactcctctattactcccatatcgagcattgcccctaattcttcctgaactacttttttcttgtgttcaggtaagcgatacggccggctgcgaactaccacgcccggctcggtctcgatatggtgctgaattaagttggtacgtcccggtaggggcgaaaacacgtcggcgaactccgcctgtagtttagagagatcagtgagttgggacggtgagaggtgatctcccccaggggccagcgcgaccgattgtgctttgatgctcgcctctggcccgagatcatcctctcccccgatcaccgtcgccaacaacactgattccacctcattccatttcttaaggagattgaggtggtatatttgacgtgccccgttcctatcggaccgtatcacttcataatcgaggtctccaacctgtcgtgcgacctcaaacggcccctgccacttcgacattaatatagagctcgatgtagggagtaatacgagcactttctctcccggtgtaaatttgcgtagtctcgtacccctgttatacgaccggctttggcggtcctgggcttgcaacaaattctccctagatagccgccccaaggtgtggagttttgttcgcaagtccagcacatattgaatttcgttcttggccaaagaaggcccctcctcccaagtttctcgtaggacgtccagcaccccccggggctgccgtccgtagagaagctcgaagggggaaaaccccgtggaggcttgcgggacctctcgcacagcgaataagaggggttctaaccaccgatcccaatttttggcgtcttcctgtacgaatttacggatcatggatttaagagtgcgattaaatcgttcgaccaagccgtctgtttgtgggtgatagacgcttgtccgaatggatttaatgcccaataatccgtacaattcgcttaacgtgcgtgacataaacgccgtgccttgatcagtgaggatttctttcggaatccccactcgggagattaaacgaaacagtgcgtccgcaacactcttcgcagagatgttgcggagagccactgcttccggatatcgtgttgcgtagtccacgataactagcgcaaaacgatgtccgcgtgcggatcgctctaatggcccgatgaggtccatcgcaattctctcgaaggggacctgcattaatggaagggggcgcaatggcgcttttggggcggccagtggattcaccaactgacattcaggacaagacgcgcaccacctgcgcacattgtcatgaatgcctggccaaaaaaatcgggtcattagacgattcagcgtggccgcctgtcccaggtggcccgccatcgggttagagtgagccgcctggaaaagcatttcccggcggctctttggtactaacaactgggttatatccacttttgtctgagcgtcttgggtcactcgatacaacctgtccttaattatggcaaaataaggatacgtgacgggcaatgcgggttgaagggactgaccgtcgatagtgcggacctgctgg from Pseudorasbora parva isolate DD20220531a chromosome 3, ASM2467924v1, whole genome shotgun sequence carries:
- the zgc:193711 gene encoding uncharacterized protein zgc:193711 isoform X1; translated protein: MGNNVTKAVEKWGINPRKLSQKRTKRKAGPPVAPPHQQARVDVHVYDCVTAEPQYAQVNKKRKQNEDGLHYAEVQVLQSENEISRGNLRQTSNYHNTEYATIDFTTRPTVNIQTSAEPADLFIPPGELQRPNMRFSQKKNVPSKKTIMT
- the zgc:193711 gene encoding uncharacterized protein zgc:193711 isoform X2, yielding MGNNVTKAVEKWGINPRKLSQKRTKRKAGPPVAPPHQARVDVHVYDCVTAEPQYAQVNKKRKQNEDGLHYAEVQVLQSENEISRGNLRQTSNYHNTEYATIDFTTRPTVNIQTSAEPADLFIPPGELQRPNMRFSQKKNVPSKKTIMT